GCCTTGGAGGCATACCgctccctcccctcccttgcCGCGTTTGGGAAAAAGAAGGAAATAAAGATGGCAAACTTGACCTTGGACGCGGCGTCACGGGATTTGGGCTGCGGCCAGGCGCCGGTCCGTGCCGAGCCGCAGTTTCTATTCGGCGTCCCTCGGGTGGTTCCGCGCGCCTTCGGCCGCCCCCTTCCCCGGCAGGGCTGTACTTCCCCGCCTTTCCCCTACTGCGAGGAGGTTTCTGGAGCGCCTGCGGGTTGCACCAGTGGTCGGGTGACGTTTGTCGTATTATCGCTGTTTGTTTTGGCTTCGGTCGAAGTGCGGGCGGAACCCTTCAACTCCTGCGGTCTCTTCTCGCGAGTTTTCCGCAACGTTAGTTTCAGGTGCGCCGCAATGACCGAGCTTCACGCCTTGGCGTTGCCGACCAGGTGGGGTTTAATGTCAGAGGTAAGGAACTAAATATTGTCGTTGTTATACTCATGACATGAATGACGCACGGAATCGCTATGGTGGTAACGTAAAAATTTTGCAGAAAAACCCTGAAATTTGCCGTGTTAACCGATCACACTTAATTTAGTGTTCCATTTTTATGTAATGGCGTGACACTATTGTTGTGTGGACGTAATCTTGTCCCGGTGACAAACCTGCCCTAGTGCTGCAAGGGCGGACGTAGGCATAGCACTGATCATCTACGCCATTCAGCTGTTCGCGGACGCGAGTGGAATC
This DNA window, taken from Bacillus rossius redtenbacheri isolate Brsri chromosome 3, Brsri_v3, whole genome shotgun sequence, encodes the following:
- the LOC134531044 gene encoding uncharacterized protein LOC134531044 isoform X1, which translates into the protein MLQPAARLVVPNQAGIVALEAYRSLPSLAAFGKKKEIKMANLTLDAASRDLGCGQAPVRAEPQFLFGVPRVVPRAFGRPLPRQGCTSPPFPYCEEVSGAPAGCTSGRVTFVVLSLFVLASVEVRAEPFNSCGLFSRVFRNVSFRCAAMTELHALALPTR